In Sander vitreus isolate 19-12246 chromosome 4, sanVit1, whole genome shotgun sequence, the genomic stretch AGTGAGGACACTAGAGGCAATTCCACATGGGACATTTGTGTGCGAGTATGCAGGAGAGGTGATCAGTTTTGAGGAGGCCAGACGCAGGCAGCTTGCCCAGAGATCTGAGGAAAATAACTACATCATTGGTGTAAGGGAGCATGCAGGTACAGGCTCCGTCACTGAGACATTTGTGGACCCTGCCATGGTGGGAAACGTAGGCCGCTTTCTCAACCACGCCTGCCAGCCCAATCTGTTTATGCAGCCAGTCCGTGTGCACTCTTTGGTTCCTAGGCTGGCGCTGTTTGCCGGACGGAACATTGATGCACAAGAGGAGCTGACATTTGACTACTCAGGAGGATACAGTAACCAACCTCCTGTAGAGCTGCTGTCCACACAAAGTGATGCTGCCATACAGGCCAGTAGGGCAGATGGACTCCAGAGGAAAGAGTGCCACTGTGGTGCCAACCACTGTGTTCAATTCCTTCCATTGGATTTATCTATTATCAACTGAAATAGTTTAAATTAATATTTctatcacatttgtttttatctgaATGTCAAGAGATGGATTTGTTTTTGCCGAATGATGGAGAAAAgatttttgtgaaaaaaagaaaaaacaacttaGTTGTGTCTTGGTCTGTTTTCACTTTCCCTGAAATCTTGGTCAGTTCAACCACTCATTATAACGAGACAATGCAACGTGATGGCTCATGAGTCATGTCGGTGCCCGTCATTGTTTCCTGTTTGGTTCAACCGGTGTCTCCTGATCTGCCACTGTCTCCCACTCAATGTAAGCTGATGCAATGAAAACTAAATCTCAAGGCTAGAAAAAACAGGGTTTTTTTCTGAGGGACTAAACTTGTTGTCATTCCTGTTTTTTGACATGTACACTTCCTTTCATCTATCAAGGGATGCTTGTTCTGTATAGGACATTTCCCACCAGATTTACAGGCTTGCAGCTGTCATCTTGTCCTGGCGCATTTAAGTCATACTTTGCACTGACAGTGATGGGAGGAATGATGTTCAATAGTTTTCTTTTAATAGCCACATAGGCTACAGAATTGAAGTGAGTATTTAAAGCATTGTGTTGAATATAGAAAGCTTTTTGCATTAGGAAGTTGTCATGtcagtcaaaaacaaaacaccaaaatgTTCCGTTAAGGTAATAGCTGTCATATGTTTCCATCAACTTGacatttcttttctgtcttcatACAATGAAGCCTTCCCTTGTAGATATTCTCAGCTTCTCATTGCTCTCAAACCTCAAGAGAGGTGGGACCAATTAAAAAAGGCCAGGGggtatttttttatatagaaaCAGACTATTCCCCTGTCAAAGGAGGGGCGAAGGTGTCCCACTTCAGTGTGACCATTCTGAAATCAGGACCTTCTCTGTTCAATCTGCCCCGTTTCTAGTCTAGACCTGCTTTCATCTTATTAATATCCACATCTGGGTTAATTAGGATAGAGACCGGGTTTCATCCAGAAATGGGACTAGTGCTTCAACCACACTAGGCCTTAAAGAGAGACTTAATGGTGGGGGGAGATGGAAGCCCTCTGCTGATCGGAGACTTGTGCCCAGTTGATTGTTTTTTGTGTCACCCAGTGGAGAGGCGAATGGCACAGGATGTTGTTATTTCAACCTATATTTTCTCCTCTGTGAGTGTTacctgagattttttttttttttcaaaatgggctgttgttttttgttgcattgtACCTGATCTGATCTATACGCTCAAGAATTAAAAACTCCAAtgaaaggaatagtttaacattttaggTAATACGCTTATTTACTGTCTTGCCAAGAGTCACTGAAACCAATCTCATATTTGTATGGTAAGTATTAAGCTACGACCAGCAGCAGGTCAGCTTAGCACTAAGACTgttcataaaaacatatttaccaaaatgtcgaactatcaTGAACTCATACCGCAGTTGAATGTGATTGGATGCATACAGCAGTAGTAtaatacaacaacaaataaaccaAATCAAGGTTTGACATCTGCAAGGTGTATGATACACACCCTCTGTCTGAGAGAAAGAACAGTCAGTGCGGCTGTCCTTGAGagatagatctggcaatgcgagactactgtcCTTACAACAAATCTACGAATATGAGAAAAAACAATCTCTTCAAATGCGCGACTCGTGTCATTTTTGAGTCAGATGTCTGCAGTGGCTGGTTCGGAGGTGCACGAAGGCTGCTCTCAAAGCCTGACTGTTGAAGTGCTAGGCTGAAAATGAATGGCTCATTTCCAGGATGGTCACCTAGCAACCACCATTAATCACATGAGGTGAACTTCCCCACCGAACCCGCTCCACACCCCctccatacaaaaacaaacgtGTCAAGCATGCCTTTCAATGCAGGAGCACTGTATTTTGAGAGTATCAacaggattttatttttattttttttattgtacttgttgtacgtgtccttattgcaccgtgggtcggagagtaacatattttcaattgctctgtatgtctggcacatattgcagaattcacaataaagtaagtaaagtaaaaaataattctCCTAAAGGAAAATAACTGTTTTTAGAAGACTATTGTCTGAATGGTATTGGAGGTATACTTGGCTTGCAAGCGCAGCAAGTTGAAGCACCCAGAAATATTTCTTACCAAAGTGACCTGACAAGCAAAATGTAACTATTATATTATAGCAACTATTATAGCAATTAGTTAATCAGTTCCGGGACTTAATGTTCTCTCTTGAGGCAAAGCGTACTGCTTGTGGTCTCATTACACCTGCTCTCAGTTAGGTTGCCTAATGATGACATGTTTAAAGCAACAGTTCAGCAATTTGGGGAATATGCTTATCCACTTTCTTGTGGAGAGTTAGATGATAAATTCAAATTTAAGTCTACAGCCAGCATTTGTTTAGTTTATCGCATAACAGCTAGCCAGACTATGTCCAAAGGTGACACATTATGAGtatcagcacctttaaagctcacACATTGACTTATtgatattgtttgtttaatccttacaaaaacaGCCCCACTTTGATCTAGGCTAATAAGACTTTTACCTAATGGCTTGCCAAGTGTAGCTTCAAAGAACAAAACATACAAAGATACACTCTATACTTATGAGAGCCATGCATCACATTGATAGAGGAGCGAAACACTCAGGATGAGTGACCAGTGGAGAAATTACAACTGACAGTCCATTTGGTTCAAAAATAGAGCACCGCTCTGATGAGGAAGCAGATGTCCTTGCCTTGAATCCTGCAGCCAAGTCAAgatttttttaatggcagcTATCTGCTGGGCCTCAGCTGGCAAATTTCCAATTTGAAACATTTCTTTCAACTCTTGACTTTGTTGTGAATGTAAATCACTTGTTTCTTTGAAACACATGGTGCTGCACATTTTCAATTATGTGTTCGTGTTGCTTTTGTATTGACTAGATAGCAACAGCTCAAACAGCATGTAATGAATGTCTTTGAACCTGGGTCACTAAATTAATCAGCAGCCAGAAAATACTCAAACTGCTTCACCATCAAAGTTAACTCAGTCAAGACAAGTGCTTAATAATGTTCTTCAAAATAGAATTTGAAGAAGCTTTTTAGAAATGTGTGTGGCTCTTCACTTACCAGCACACTAGAAATGATTCTTTGTTATACCCTGTCCTGTTCCGACTAATGGAGTAGGTTGTATTTTGCAGCTTTACTTCAGTGTTAGCGGAAAGAGATGTCAGTGGGGTTTATCAAATTGGTTCCTCCCATCACAGATGTTACGTTATATTTGGCCTAGCCTAGGACACCTGCAGCATGCACAGCAGGAAGTTCTGGAGCCCAAAAAGCACCCGCCTCCCCAGCTGCTTTCACCACTGATCATCAGACCTACTCATACATACATATCTTAACTACACCTACTCAGTGCATACATTCTTGACTAAGCACTTTTTGAGTGCGCATCTGCAGTCTTCAGTATGCTTGAAgtacaaatccggcgcaaaatgaacctaggggttaataacacgtgtaccaagtcgaccgttctctgggatatgttttcatgctaatcgaatgtgatcagttttagcgcaaaccgctaattagcttataacgctagtcgtcagggcacgggtaaagttaaaagaaatcactatttctataccactaacaaggctcaaaatagcaccacacttccacggtagcataatgagggtccctacatgtaaactgaagcattgagaactttgtaagtgtacagacagtttattaaaaagatagtttagaaagacagtaatGTTCGCGTATACAGGCGGGAGCATGACCAGTCGAATAAACTGTTATTTGATAGAAAGTGATTATTTCATATATCCTATgaacaatttaatttaattcaatttaaaacagACTGATTTAGAAAACCAGGTAGGttatgaaatgcagtgaaaGTGAGGCTAGGAATCCTCTAACCCTACTGATCCTAATGGATTACCTGCAATTAAAGCAGCTTACAGAACATGTTCTGCAGGTTAAATAGGTAAAATCAGACCATTGCCTCCTTGGATATTGCTCTCCTCCAGCAGGATTAGCTCAAACAGGAAAGTGTTTATGTAACAACAGGTGGCAAAATTCTACTGGTATATGTCTCCACAAATCAAACAGCTGGCATATCATTTCCCCAGGCATATGTGTATGATCTGCCATATTGATTATGCTGTAACCAAGGGGATGTGTTGAAGTGATCCTCCTCTCTGTGAAGGGGGCACTAGCCGAATGTAGCTGGGAAGCTTGTTGTAAGAGCCTGACATAAAATGAgtatctgaattttttttttaatcattattacATTATCACCAATACACTACTTCATGCAGATTAACATACAAGgtccaaatgaatgtaaaacaaatttTTCCTACATTGGGAACAAGGTATACCACAAAATCACAAGGCCTAATTAGAATATCTCTGCAGCTGGTCTAATCAGACTATTTCCATTGGGAATATGCAGGCCATTATGCCAGCAtaattgtcttttatttttagtgAGGTAGATTTCTACCTAATACTAGGGTCCTGTACCAATACCTGTTGTCTTGCAGGCAAGTTAGGAGGAGGGACCTCTCTTTTATAAGCAAGCATCAGAATGAATATCAACTAAAAGGCTGACTGCAAGTTTATAAAAAATGAGGAACACAAAAAGGCTTCAGTGTATTCTTATGTTGTGCCTGATGGTTCACTGCTATGTTCTCCTATTCCACTTGCTATCCCACTTTTTGCTTAATGGATGCCTGTGGTCTGCACTAAAAGAAGAATACTCTTCTTTGACCAACATGGTTTCTTGGCAATACTTTTGCCATGATCCGAGTAAACTGAGTTATGGTAAAcctcttaaaggggaactatgcagtttttttttagcttaatttaccttaactaaacagcttcggagtcattggaatggttatatgactttttttcgggttgaatggtggtcgtctcacttccccctagcgcctgtgagctgaaaaaccacccttgcaacttttggccgGCGAGTCGccagcctcagcgtcaggaagtattgcgtgatatcaggtcttgcgatgtaacaaattgctttagGCACCGCACACATACACGCCCCCATCCAGGAATTGGctggtagcgatggagtttttcacactattgtcatggctgagctggcaaaaaagaagcagaaagcaaaGCCTGTCTACGGAAAgctgttccactccctattcagccccattgtaccgaatttggttgcagttccaccagagttccactgggggtgatcgcggtccagtgcaaaatgaatgggactctatggagctacacagctaaatttgtctcttttgcctgattgtcgttgagaaatctgagatttgattgtagtttttgcaagttcaacatggattataggtcagaagttgaatgaacgagtacttgtgtcctttcgatttcttacaggttgagttgttgttacccataacacgctagcattctgctaatgaatgctgattggtcagtgaaggaccgattacgatcggagatcccgcttgacggcatccaaagcagaaccagaatgtcagagtgaatatttcggcgtggtctttaaaacattagcaaacctctttctagcacgtgtattaacagggagagcctaacctgtcagctgtgttgtattaacagggagagcctaacctgtcagctgtgttgtattaacagggagagcctaacctgtcagctgggttgtattaacagggagagcctaacctgtcagctgtgttgtattaacagggagagcctaacctgtcagctgtgttgtattaacagggagagcctaacctgtcagctgtgttgtattaacagggagagcctaacctgtcagctgtgttgtcgatgcctcgagagaacaaaggaagcgactcagagcttgccgtaaagcagtatctctggccgtatatgtgtatgacgtcattgacattggcaaaaaagccactttaaaaaaatctaacacccagcagtgtgtattttcttagcctcccctttcaaatgcaacattcaaattactagacaaaaaatgatatcctgagaaaagaatggattttgaggggtatagctccatagagtcccattcattctgcactggcctgtgagcgccccctatatggaactctggtggaactgcaaccattTCAGAAgtcggaagtaacgagagagtggaacttcttctcttattagaaattctttgcagaaagctaggaaagcattgtcggaggaacagagaaagaggaaacgcagactgaccgagtgagtttttacagtgttgccaaatatctattccgaagctgtaggtggagctctatagagaaacctgcgagcaaaaagcgacaaaaagcgacaaaactGCACAGCGCCCCTTTAAGCTTTGACTGTGCAACTGACTCAACTCTCCAGGAACATGATGCCATTAACAGTTGGCATACGTCATATACTCAACAGGTTTGGCAGACAAAGAGAGGATAATAGAATGCTTTTTGTATAACTTGTCTTTTATATTACACTGGAAGGTTGTGTGCTCAGTGTGTAACgtcaaagtttgtttttatgcCACACTTGTTCACACAGCCTCCAGTTGTGCATGTTACATACTGATCCTGAGAAAAGCCTTGACTCACTGTTCCAATTGTCAGAGCTCCGATAATAGAGTTTAAATTGTCAGATGGAACAATCTATACAGAATATAAAACGGTGAGTGTCAGTGCTGAAGTTAAAATAAGTTCTATTAGTATAATACATTTAGCCTGAAATCACTAATACGCTATTATCTATGGGTTTTGCTCCCAGTGGCATCATGTCTTCAGTGGTTCACTGTCCCAGATCCAGAACAGCTGTTAGGGGCCGCTATATTGTTTATAGAGTTAAAGAGTTACAGAGCCCTCCATCTCTCCTTTGAGCAAGGCTATAGATGATATGGACTTTATCTCTGATATGAAATCAAGATTGAATATTCCTTTCAAGAGTAATAATGGAAACACAAGAGACTCTTTGTTCTTAATATATTTAGCTCTATTCTGACATTTCTGATGAATGCCAGGATTAGTTTGCAGGTGTGGCCCACACAAAGGACTATCGGAGCCTCAGACAAGAAAACTACCAACCATTGTGCCCACACATCGCTGCTTAGGGAAGGCCTGAATCTGCACATGAGAATACTCACTCGAACACATGCACAATGATAAATCTCACAATCTGTGCCGCCACACAGATGGTCGCTGTATGTTGTCATCCCTCCCATCCCTGATGCATTCCATGCATGCAGATGCTGCATTCACTAATTTGTAGTCATGTGTTAATCATTAGAAAAAACGGCCCACGTCTCTAGTCAGCTACAAGTCAGACCACCAGTCGGGGTGAATCATTGCTGCCTCCCACCAAATGTGCGTTTTTTCACGACCCTTACAGTTGTTTTGAAAAACAATTTGTTGCAGGCATGCATTGTGTGGGGAACCCTTCTAGCAGCAGACAACCTCTTTAGGTTCAGGAAGTGTACTATAATAACCAAAATATCCAGAGAATAAAGAAAGCATTGGGTTTATCAAGCTACAAATCAAACCATGTCTGACATGCTGCAATTCAAAAACACACCCGCAGTTGTGTCCAGATTTATACTTAtacaaaccatttttttttgttgctctgtGGTAGAATGGAAGGCAGTCGTCTGTACACTGTATCCATGACAACTGAGTACTCAGTGATCTATATTCAACTTCACTTGATGTCAAATTTAACCAAAGCCTGGAAATACTTTCAGTAGAATAAAGGTTAGTCTCTTAGATATTGTGATGTCATGATTTTGACATCAATGCATTTAGACTAAGACAATGATGCTCTGAGACAAAACACTTATCCTTCATCCTTCCTTATACATTGATTATGATCCAACAAACAGAGTAGCATAGTCTGTTTTTTACACAAATGGATTTGAATGAACTTTTGATATACTTTGTGATATAATTTGACAATGATAAATGACTGCATAACCAGTAAGGAGGGGAGTGTATCTGGCAGCGCAGAAATTGGAGAGAagtattttttcc encodes the following:
- the setmar gene encoding histone-lysine N-methyltransferase SETMAR, translated to MSNDRRVDLSNGHEDVPVLIEWSMKFPEFQYSPDNIQGPGCTIDPSEVTLPGCSCLSRSCFPENCSCLQTHGQAYDTTGTRLNLTKTNSGYCSPLFECNALCTCSDACSNRVVQRGLRLRLEVYSTEKRGWGVRTLEAIPHGTFVCEYAGEVISFEEARRRQLAQRSEENNYIIGVREHAGTGSVTETFVDPAMVGNVGRFLNHACQPNLFMQPVRVHSLVPRLALFAGRNIDAQEELTFDYSGGYSNQPPVELLSTQSDAAIQASRADGLQRKECHCGANHCVQFLPLDLSIIN